One window of Streptomyces sp. NBC_00273 genomic DNA carries:
- the hemC gene encoding hydroxymethylbilane synthase, translating to MNTRPDQPLRLGTRRSKLAMSQSGHVADAVRAVTGRAVELVEITTYGDVSREHLSQIGGTGVFVTALRDALLRGEVDFAVHSLKDLPTAQPDDLVIAAMPRREDPRDALVARDGLTFEQLPDGARIGTGSTRRTAQLNHLALSLGKRIETVPIRGNVDTRIGFVHDGELDAVVLAAAGLNRIGRGGEATDLLSVDSVLPAPGQGALAVECLASDTDLVAALGQLDDPHTRAAVTAERSLLAALEAGCSAPVGAFADLLADGEIVNEMRLRGVVGTLDGTTLVQLSTTGPVPQSYDEAMALGRELADEMLAKGAAGLMGERSL from the coding sequence ATGAACACACGTCCCGACCAGCCGCTGCGGCTCGGTACGCGGCGGAGCAAGCTGGCCATGTCCCAGTCGGGGCACGTCGCCGACGCGGTACGGGCCGTCACCGGCCGGGCCGTCGAGCTCGTGGAGATCACGACCTACGGCGACGTCTCGCGCGAGCACCTCTCGCAGATCGGCGGGACGGGCGTCTTCGTCACGGCCCTGCGCGACGCGCTGCTGCGCGGCGAGGTCGACTTCGCCGTGCACTCGCTGAAGGACCTGCCGACCGCGCAGCCCGACGACCTCGTGATCGCGGCCATGCCGCGCCGCGAGGACCCGCGGGACGCGCTCGTCGCCCGGGACGGTCTGACCTTCGAGCAGCTGCCCGACGGCGCCCGGATCGGCACCGGCTCGACCCGGCGCACCGCCCAGCTCAACCACCTGGCGCTGTCGCTCGGCAAGCGGATCGAGACGGTGCCCATCCGCGGCAACGTCGACACCCGCATCGGCTTCGTCCACGACGGTGAGCTCGACGCCGTCGTCCTGGCCGCCGCCGGCCTGAACCGGATCGGCCGCGGCGGGGAAGCGACCGACCTGCTGTCCGTCGACAGCGTCCTGCCGGCTCCCGGCCAGGGCGCCCTGGCCGTGGAGTGCCTCGCGTCCGACACGGACCTCGTCGCCGCGCTCGGCCAACTCGACGACCCGCACACCCGGGCCGCCGTGACTGCCGAGCGTTCCCTGCTCGCCGCCCTGGAGGCAGGCTGCAGCGCACCCGTGGGCGCGTTCGCCGACCTTCTGGCGGACGGGGAGATTGTCAATGAAATGCGCCTGCGCGGCGTCGTCGGAACCCTCGACGGCACGACGCTGGTGCAGCTGTCCACCACCGGTCCCGTGCCCCAGTCGTACGACGAGGCCATGGCGCTCGGCCGCGAACTCGCGGACGAGATGCTGGCCAAGGGCGCGGCCGGTCTGATGGGGGAGCGATCGCTTTGA
- a CDS encoding saccharopine dehydrogenase family protein yields MSTVGSTGRGAGTAGAVVVYGATGHTGRFIVAELRRRGIATIVSGRDEARLEALAAGGADVLVRPAAVNDPASLDRALAGAAAVINAAGPFAVTGGPVVEAALRAGIPYVDVAAEIEANAAMFADHTEAARTAEVPVVPAMAFYGGLGDLLVGAAMREWTAADEVHVAYGLSSWRPTAGTRKAGEVSHERRAGRRVRFADGALRYHDDQLTQQDWVFPEPFGRRAVIAEFTMADVVTVPSHVAVPEVRTYMAVEAARDLAGADTPAPEAVDDLGRSDQTFVVDVLVRAGGAERRATAHGQDIYAVTAPLAVEAVERVLSGRTRTTGVASAAAMFDAPDFLRALAPYLSVEVSH; encoded by the coding sequence ATGAGCACGGTGGGCAGCACGGGCCGCGGAGCGGGTACGGCGGGCGCGGTGGTGGTCTACGGGGCGACGGGACACACCGGTCGTTTCATCGTCGCCGAGCTGCGCAGGCGCGGCATCGCCACCATCGTCTCCGGCCGTGACGAAGCCCGGCTGGAGGCGCTGGCGGCCGGGGGCGCGGACGTCCTCGTCCGCCCGGCCGCCGTGAACGACCCGGCCTCCCTCGACCGCGCCCTCGCCGGAGCCGCGGCCGTCATCAACGCCGCCGGACCGTTCGCGGTGACGGGCGGCCCGGTCGTCGAGGCGGCCCTGCGCGCGGGGATCCCCTACGTCGACGTCGCGGCGGAGATCGAGGCGAACGCGGCGATGTTCGCCGACCACACGGAAGCGGCCCGCACGGCGGAGGTGCCCGTGGTGCCGGCCATGGCCTTCTACGGGGGCCTGGGCGACCTGCTGGTCGGCGCGGCGATGCGCGAGTGGACCGCGGCGGACGAGGTGCACGTCGCGTACGGGCTGAGCAGCTGGCGGCCCACGGCGGGCACCAGGAAGGCCGGAGAGGTGTCCCACGAGCGCCGCGCGGGCCGCCGGGTGCGGTTCGCGGACGGCGCCCTGCGGTACCACGACGACCAGCTGACGCAGCAGGACTGGGTCTTCCCCGAGCCGTTCGGCCGGCGGGCGGTGATCGCGGAGTTCACCATGGCCGATGTCGTCACCGTGCCCAGCCACGTGGCCGTGCCCGAAGTGCGTACGTACATGGCGGTGGAGGCCGCCCGGGACCTGGCCGGGGCGGACACGCCGGCGCCGGAGGCGGTCGACGACCTCGGCCGGTCGGACCAGACCTTCGTCGTCGACGTCCTGGTCCGCGCGGGCGGCGCCGAACGCCGCGCCACCGCCCACGGCCAGGACATCTACGCGGTCACCGCGCCCCTGGCGGTGGAGGCCGTCGAGCGCGTCCTGTCCGGGCGCACCCGGACGACGGGCGTGGCCTCGGCCGCGGCGATGTTCGACGCGCCGGACTTCCTGCGGGCGCTGGCGCCGTACCTGTCGGTCGAGGTCTCGCACTGA
- a CDS encoding ABC transporter ATP-binding protein, which yields MTTHASGDLGIHATGLTKSYGDLRVLDGIDLAVPRGSVLALLGPNGAGKTTTVRILATLTAADSGTVRIAGRDTVTERSRVRELISLTGQFAAIDELQTGTETLRMMGRLAGLSPRAARTRADELLARFGLTEAAGRTAKTYSGGMRRRLDLAASLVSRPEVIFLDEPTTGLDPRSRQDLWELVRELRADGTTVLLTTQYLEEADQLADRVAVLADGRIAAEGTPAELKSRVAGHRLDLTLATRAAYEALAPRAVHRAPEELTLGLATDGTAAHVRTLLDELDPDRTDIDRFALRSATLDDVFLALTGADR from the coding sequence ATGACCACGCACGCCTCCGGCGACCTCGGCATCCACGCCACCGGCCTCACCAAGTCCTACGGCGACCTCCGTGTCCTCGACGGCATCGACCTCGCCGTCCCGCGCGGCAGCGTCCTCGCCCTCCTCGGCCCCAACGGCGCCGGCAAGACCACCACCGTCCGGATCCTCGCCACCCTCACCGCCGCCGACTCCGGCACCGTGCGCATCGCCGGGCGCGACACCGTCACCGAACGCTCCCGGGTCCGCGAACTCATCTCCCTCACCGGCCAGTTCGCCGCCATTGACGAACTCCAGACCGGCACCGAGACCCTTCGCATGATGGGCCGCCTGGCCGGACTCTCCCCGCGCGCCGCCCGCACCCGCGCCGACGAACTCCTCGCCCGATTCGGACTCACCGAAGCGGCCGGCCGCACCGCGAAGACGTACTCCGGCGGCATGCGCCGCCGCCTCGACCTCGCCGCGAGCCTGGTCTCCCGGCCTGAAGTGATCTTCCTCGACGAGCCGACCACCGGGCTCGACCCGCGCAGCCGCCAGGACCTGTGGGAGCTCGTACGGGAACTGCGCGCCGACGGCACGACCGTGCTGCTCACCACCCAGTACCTGGAGGAGGCGGACCAGCTCGCCGACCGCGTCGCCGTTCTGGCCGACGGACGGATCGCCGCCGAGGGCACCCCCGCTGAGCTCAAGTCCCGTGTCGCGGGCCACCGACTGGACCTCACGCTCGCCACCCGGGCCGCCTACGAGGCGCTGGCCCCGCGCGCGGTGCACCGCGCCCCGGAAGAGCTCACGCTGGGTCTGGCCACCGACGGCACCGCCGCCCACGTCCGGACCCTGCTCGACGAACTCGATCCGGACCGCACCGACATCGACCGCTTCGCCCTGCGCAGCGCCACTCTCGACGACGTATTCCTCGCCCTGACGGGAGCCGACCGATGA
- a CDS encoding DUF1876 domain-containing protein: MATLVGWHVELEFTEEGHRTSAAALVRLGDGSEIKARGYALRHPSDPEQLRVGEEIAGARALMDLASQMLQKAHSEIDEATGRTSYPLNQ, from the coding sequence ATGGCCACGCTCGTCGGTTGGCATGTGGAGCTCGAATTCACCGAGGAGGGCCACCGCACCAGTGCGGCGGCCCTGGTCAGGCTCGGGGACGGCTCCGAGATCAAGGCGCGAGGCTATGCCTTGCGTCACCCCTCCGACCCGGAGCAGTTGAGGGTCGGGGAAGAGATCGCGGGCGCTCGCGCGCTCATGGATCTCGCGTCGCAGATGTTGCAGAAGGCCCACTCGGAGATCGACGAGGCAACGGGCCGTACTTCCTACCCGCTCAATCAGTGA
- a CDS encoding DUF397 domain-containing protein, producing MSTDLKWFKSSYSGGDGDACVEIATGPTAIHVRDSKVQDGPVLDLAPASWAQLTGWVSR from the coding sequence ATGAGCACCGACCTGAAGTGGTTCAAGTCGAGCTACAGCGGCGGCGACGGCGACGCCTGCGTCGAAATCGCCACCGGCCCCACGGCCATCCACGTCCGGGACTCGAAGGTCCAGGACGGCCCCGTCCTGGACCTCGCCCCGGCGAGCTGGGCGCAGCTGACCGGCTGGGTCAGCCGGTAG
- the hemB gene encoding porphobilinogen synthase: protein MSAYGSFPGSRPRRLRTTPAMRRMVAENRLHPSDLILPAFVREGISEPLAISAMPGVVQHTRDTLRKAAVEAVEAGVSGIMLFGVPADENKDALGTAGTEPDGILQVAIRDVKAEVGDDLVIMSDLCLDEYTDHGHCGVLDEHGRVDNDATLERYAEMAQVQADAGVHMVGPSGMMDGQVGVIRDALDETGHEDVSILAYTAKYSSAFYGPFREAVGSSLQGDRKTYQQDPANARESLRELALDLEEGADMVMVKPAGPYLDILYRVAQAVDVPVAAYQISGEFAMIEAAAEKGWIERDRAILESLLGIKRAGADTILTYWATEVAGWLRESR from the coding sequence ATGAGCGCGTACGGATCCTTCCCCGGTTCGCGGCCCCGCCGGCTGCGCACCACCCCGGCGATGCGGCGGATGGTCGCGGAGAACCGGCTGCACCCCTCGGACCTGATCCTCCCGGCGTTCGTCCGGGAGGGCATCAGCGAGCCCCTGGCGATCTCCGCGATGCCGGGCGTCGTGCAGCACACGCGGGACACGCTGCGGAAGGCCGCCGTGGAGGCGGTCGAGGCGGGGGTCTCCGGGATCATGCTGTTCGGTGTCCCGGCCGACGAGAACAAGGACGCGCTGGGCACGGCGGGCACCGAGCCGGACGGGATCCTCCAGGTCGCGATCCGCGATGTGAAGGCCGAGGTCGGGGACGACCTGGTGATCATGTCGGACCTGTGCCTGGACGAGTACACCGACCACGGCCACTGCGGCGTGCTGGACGAGCACGGGCGCGTCGACAACGACGCGACGCTGGAGCGCTACGCCGAGATGGCGCAGGTCCAGGCGGACGCGGGCGTCCACATGGTCGGGCCGAGCGGGATGATGGACGGACAGGTCGGCGTCATCCGTGACGCGCTGGACGAGACCGGGCACGAGGACGTCTCGATCCTCGCGTACACGGCGAAGTACTCGTCCGCCTTCTACGGTCCCTTCCGCGAGGCCGTCGGCTCCTCGCTGCAGGGCGACCGCAAGACGTACCAGCAGGACCCGGCGAACGCGCGGGAGTCCTTGCGGGAGCTGGCCCTCGACCTGGAGGAGGGCGCGGACATGGTGATGGTCAAGCCGGCCGGCCCCTACCTCGACATCCTGTACCGGGTCGCGCAGGCGGTGGACGTTCCGGTGGCGGCGTACCAGATCAGCGGCGAGTTCGCGATGATCGAGGCGGCCGCGGAGAAGGGTTGGATCGAGCGCGACCGCGCCATCCTGGAGAGCCTGCTGGGCATCAAGCGTGCGGGTGCCGACACGATCCTCACCTACTGGGCGACCGAGGTCGCGGGCTGGCTGCGCGAGTCCCGCTGA
- a CDS encoding ABC transporter permease — protein MPVSACTLAGRNLRISSRRPDALIAALMLPVMLMLIFVYFFGGAIDTGTAYVTYVVPGAMLLCAGFGAASTAVSVCEDMRDGVIDRFRSLDVGSIPILAGHVAASVVRNLVSTTLVLAVAVAIGFRPQAGPAAVLAAAGLLLTYITAISWLAAALGLLAKSPEAAGGFTFLMMFLPYPSSAFVPIETMPGWLHGFADHQPLTPVIESLRALLLAQPAGNAPWVALTWCAGITAVAMALAAVLFRSRTR, from the coding sequence ATGCCCGTGAGCGCCTGCACCCTGGCCGGCCGCAACCTCCGCATCAGCAGCCGGCGGCCCGACGCGCTGATCGCCGCCCTGATGCTGCCCGTCATGCTGATGCTGATCTTCGTCTACTTCTTCGGCGGGGCCATCGACACCGGCACGGCGTACGTCACGTACGTGGTGCCCGGCGCCATGCTGCTCTGCGCGGGCTTCGGGGCGGCCTCCACCGCCGTCAGCGTCTGCGAGGACATGAGGGACGGCGTCATCGACCGCTTCCGCTCCCTCGATGTCGGCAGCATCCCGATCCTCGCCGGGCACGTCGCGGCGTCGGTGGTGCGCAACCTTGTCTCCACCACCCTGGTCCTCGCCGTCGCCGTCGCGATCGGCTTCCGGCCCCAGGCGGGCCCGGCCGCCGTCCTCGCCGCGGCCGGCCTGCTGTTGACGTACATCACGGCGATCTCGTGGCTGGCCGCCGCGCTCGGGCTGCTCGCCAAGTCCCCTGAGGCGGCAGGCGGTTTCACCTTCCTGATGATGTTCCTGCCGTACCCGTCCAGCGCCTTCGTCCCCATCGAGACCATGCCCGGCTGGCTCCACGGCTTCGCCGACCACCAGCCGCTGACCCCGGTGATCGAATCCCTGCGCGCACTGCTCCTGGCGCAGCCCGCAGGAAATGCCCCCTGGGTGGCCCTGACCTGGTGCGCGGGCATCACGGCCGTGGCCATGGCCCTGGCGGCGGTCCTGTTCCGCAGCAGGACCCGCTGA
- a CDS encoding TetR/AcrR family transcriptional regulator: MADEDDEDSGTGLPASLEMAWGLRERPGKGPRPTLTLPKIVEAAVTLAAGEGMDAVSMGRVAKELSVSTMSLYRYVAAKEELYVLMSDAGVGTPPPLPPEAEGWGWRELLTNWAYAQRAVLMANSWILRIPITAPPATPNQLAWMDRGLAAMAGTGLKEGEKLSTIILIGGLVRNEATMAADMIDAIVKSGTTPEQALAQYVRTLRLLAGPDNHPAVTRLLDSDAFTGSGEPDFQFRFGLDRILDGLAPLVAERSE; encoded by the coding sequence ATGGCGGACGAGGACGACGAGGACAGCGGGACCGGGCTCCCGGCCAGCCTGGAGATGGCCTGGGGCCTACGCGAACGCCCCGGCAAGGGGCCGCGCCCCACGCTCACCCTGCCGAAGATCGTGGAGGCGGCCGTGACGCTGGCCGCGGGTGAGGGCATGGACGCCGTCTCCATGGGCCGGGTGGCCAAGGAGCTGAGCGTCTCGACGATGTCCCTCTACCGGTACGTCGCCGCCAAGGAGGAGCTCTACGTCCTCATGTCGGACGCGGGGGTCGGCACCCCACCGCCGTTGCCGCCGGAGGCGGAGGGGTGGGGATGGCGCGAGCTGCTCACGAACTGGGCGTACGCGCAGCGGGCGGTCCTGATGGCCAACTCCTGGATCCTGCGCATCCCGATCACGGCCCCGCCCGCGACCCCGAACCAGCTGGCCTGGATGGACCGGGGGCTCGCAGCGATGGCCGGTACGGGCCTGAAGGAGGGCGAGAAGCTCTCCACGATCATCCTGATCGGCGGCCTGGTGCGGAACGAGGCCACCATGGCCGCGGACATGATCGACGCCATCGTGAAGTCGGGCACGACCCCGGAGCAGGCCCTGGCCCAGTACGTCCGCACGCTGCGGCTGCTCGCCGGCCCGGACAACCACCCGGCCGTGACGCGGCTACTGGACTCCGACGCCTTCACCGGCTCCGGCGAGCCGGACTTCCAGTTCCGCTTCGGCCTGGACCGCATCCTGGACGGCCTCGCCCCGCTGGTCGCCGAGCGGTCGGAGTGA
- a CDS encoding GlxA family transcriptional regulator, with product MPTVALAAAGHMLHFELAVAYEIFGNPPLDAPQGWYDVLLCGPGPVRVGPFTVEPEHGLERLVRADTVIVPACADVDEPPPSELVEAVRAAHAAGARVASLCTGAFVLGAAGLLDGRRATTHWAHAAELSARHPRAEVDADVLYTDNGSVLTAAGKAAAVDLCLHLVHLDHGAAVANSIARRLVMAPHRPGGQAQFVSTPVQVSGGDHQLADLLAWAQQRLDRPLTVTDMARRASTSPRHLGRQFRAVTGQTPLQWLLTQRVRRAQELLEATDETVEAVAAASGMGTATTLRRQFKRVVGIPPDTYRRTFRSANPT from the coding sequence ATGCCCACTGTCGCCCTGGCGGCCGCCGGTCACATGCTGCACTTCGAGCTGGCGGTGGCCTACGAGATCTTCGGCAACCCCCCGCTCGACGCCCCGCAGGGTTGGTACGACGTACTGCTCTGCGGCCCCGGCCCCGTGCGCGTCGGCCCGTTCACCGTCGAGCCCGAGCACGGGCTGGAGCGCCTGGTGCGGGCCGACACCGTGATCGTGCCCGCCTGCGCCGACGTGGACGAGCCGCCGCCGTCCGAACTGGTCGAGGCCGTACGCGCGGCCCACGCGGCCGGCGCGCGCGTCGCTTCCCTGTGCACCGGAGCCTTCGTACTCGGCGCCGCGGGCCTGCTGGACGGGCGGCGGGCCACCACCCACTGGGCGCACGCCGCGGAGCTGAGCGCACGCCATCCGCGGGCCGAGGTCGACGCCGACGTCCTCTACACCGACAACGGCAGCGTGCTCACGGCCGCGGGCAAGGCCGCCGCCGTGGACCTGTGCCTGCACCTGGTCCACCTCGACCACGGCGCCGCCGTCGCCAACTCCATCGCCCGCCGCCTCGTGATGGCGCCGCACCGGCCCGGCGGTCAGGCCCAGTTCGTCTCCACCCCGGTCCAGGTGTCGGGCGGCGACCACCAGCTCGCCGACCTGCTCGCTTGGGCCCAGCAGCGCCTCGACCGGCCGCTTACCGTCACCGACATGGCGCGCCGGGCCAGTACGAGCCCGCGCCACCTGGGACGGCAGTTCCGGGCGGTCACCGGCCAGACCCCGCTGCAATGGCTGCTGACCCAGCGCGTACGCCGCGCACAGGAGTTGTTGGAGGCCACCGACGAGACCGTCGAGGCGGTCGCCGCCGCCTCCGGCATGGGTACGGCGACCACGCTGCGCCGCCAGTTCAAACGGGTCGTCGGCATCCCGCCCGACACCTACCGCCGCACGTTCCGCAGCGCGAACCCCACCTGA
- a CDS encoding bifunctional uroporphyrinogen-III C-methyltransferase/uroporphyrinogen-III synthase, whose translation MNPSIPTTSAYPAVAAHGRVTFLGAGPGDPGLLTLRAVEALAAADVLIAEPEVLEVVRTHARANVDTPQLTIADEASAAAGVPVIRDAANLVMEAARSGRRVVRAVTGDPGLDGNAAEEMLVCATAGIPFEVVPGVATAVGVPAYAGVPLRDKQGADVRFVDAKTASARCWSEVGASDGILVVSATLETVPAAAAELVSAGRKPDTPLTVTVAGTTTRQRTWCATLGTIAQVFKQGKVLPSPEGARPVIAVVGEHSAAARREDLSWFESKPLFGWRVLVPRTKEQAASLSDQLRSYGAVPHEVPTIAVEPPRTPQQMERAVKGLVTGRYEWIAFTSVNAVKAVREKFEEYGLDARAFAGIKVAAVGEQTAAALVEFGVKPDLVPSGEQSAAGLLEDWPPYDPVFDPIDRVFLPRADIATETLVAGLIELGWEVDDVTAYRTVRASPPPADTREAIKGGGFDAVLFTSSSTVRNLVGIAGKPHNVTVIACIGPATAKTAEEHGLRVDVLSPEPSVSKLAEALAEYGAARREAAKEAGETVFRPSERRPGARRRRTT comes from the coding sequence TTGAACCCCTCAATTCCGACCACCTCCGCCTATCCGGCCGTCGCCGCCCACGGACGCGTCACCTTCCTCGGTGCCGGCCCGGGCGACCCGGGTCTGCTGACGTTGCGCGCCGTCGAGGCGCTCGCCGCCGCGGACGTACTGATCGCGGAGCCCGAAGTGCTCGAGGTCGTGCGGACTCATGCGCGGGCGAACGTCGACACGCCGCAGCTGACGATCGCTGATGAAGCGTCAGCAGCCGCCGGGGTCCCGGTGATCCGGGACGCGGCCAATCTTGTCATGGAGGCCGCACGCTCCGGCAGGCGGGTCGTGCGTGCCGTCACGGGCGACCCCGGGCTCGACGGCAACGCCGCCGAGGAAATGCTCGTCTGCGCCACCGCCGGCATCCCCTTCGAGGTGGTGCCCGGTGTCGCGACCGCAGTGGGCGTTCCCGCGTACGCCGGTGTCCCGCTGCGCGACAAGCAGGGCGCGGACGTGCGGTTCGTCGACGCGAAGACCGCCTCGGCGCGCTGCTGGAGCGAGGTCGGCGCGAGCGACGGCATCCTCGTCGTGTCCGCAACGCTGGAGACCGTCCCGGCGGCCGCCGCCGAGCTGGTGAGCGCCGGACGCAAGCCCGACACCCCGCTGACCGTGACCGTCGCCGGTACCACCACGCGGCAGCGGACCTGGTGCGCGACGCTGGGCACCATCGCCCAGGTGTTCAAGCAGGGCAAGGTGCTCCCCTCGCCCGAGGGCGCCCGGCCCGTCATAGCCGTGGTCGGTGAGCACAGCGCCGCCGCGCGGCGCGAGGACCTGTCCTGGTTCGAGTCGAAGCCGCTGTTCGGCTGGCGGGTCCTCGTACCGCGCACCAAGGAGCAGGCCGCTTCGCTCTCCGACCAACTGCGTTCGTACGGCGCGGTGCCCCACGAGGTGCCGACCATCGCCGTGGAACCGCCGCGCACCCCGCAGCAGATGGAGCGCGCGGTCAAGGGCCTGGTGACGGGCCGCTACGAGTGGATCGCCTTCACCTCGGTCAACGCCGTGAAGGCCGTCCGAGAGAAGTTCGAGGAGTACGGCCTCGACGCGCGCGCCTTCGCGGGCATCAAGGTCGCCGCGGTGGGCGAGCAGACCGCCGCAGCCCTCGTGGAGTTCGGCGTGAAGCCGGACCTGGTGCCCAGCGGTGAGCAGTCCGCGGCCGGACTGCTGGAGGACTGGCCGCCGTACGACCCGGTCTTCGACCCGATCGACCGGGTGTTCCTGCCGCGGGCCGACATCGCGACCGAGACGCTGGTCGCCGGGCTGATCGAGCTCGGGTGGGAGGTCGACGACGTCACCGCCTACCGGACGGTGCGCGCGTCGCCGCCGCCGGCGGACACGCGCGAGGCGATCAAGGGCGGCGGCTTCGACGCCGTTCTCTTCACGTCCTCGTCCACGGTCCGCAACCTGGTCGGCATCGCCGGGAAGCCGCACAACGTGACCGTCATCGCCTGTATCGGGCCGGCGACGGCCAAGACGGCGGAGGAGCACGGGCTGCGCGTGGACGTGCTGTCCCCGGAGCCGTCGGTGTCGAAGCTGGCGGAGGCCCTCGCCGAGTACGGTGCAGCGCGCCGCGAGGCGGCCAAGGAGGCCGGCGAGACGGTGTTCCGGCCGAGCGAGCGACGCCCGGGGGCACGGCGGCGTCGTACGACCTGA
- a CDS encoding glutamyl-tRNA reductase produces the protein MSLLVVGLSHRSAPVSVLERASLSADAKVKLLHDTLAAEPATEATVLATCNRIELYADVDKFHAGVAELSTLLAQHSGVGLEELTPYLYVHYEDRAVHHLFSVACGLDSMVVGEGQILGQIKDALALGQELHTAGRLINDLFQQALRVGKRAHSETGIDRAGQSLVTFGLEQLAVNVPVGEWAAGKRALVIGAGSMSSLAAATLARVGVAEIVVANRTADRAERLAEILVASGTGVSAVAVPMARVADELTRVDVVVSCTGATGLVLSADDVLAAVSWGAGGLAPAEQGEAGAAPQASQGLRPRTPAPQSPPATAGRAPLAGLDSAGPDMADVVARLAAAAQTHGRIADAGAVRTISGAVEADGCPVGPDGRSALTGVDANSLELHGTWADQGEAAAQRQPRRSTRTQAHATTVRLALLDLAMPRDIDAAVHRIPGVRLVDIESLAEASADAPMAADVDAVRGIVAQEVAAFGAAQRAAHITPTVVALRAMAAEVVAMEVARLDGRVPDLDERQRAEVTQTVRRVVDKLLHAPTVRVKQLASEPGGAGYADALRELFDLDPQTVASVSRADAADPMNDDDPGRAS, from the coding sequence ATGAGCCTGCTCGTCGTAGGGCTGAGCCACCGCAGCGCACCCGTGAGCGTCCTGGAGCGGGCCTCGCTGTCCGCGGACGCCAAGGTGAAGCTGCTGCACGACACCCTCGCCGCCGAACCGGCGACCGAGGCGACCGTACTGGCCACCTGCAACCGGATCGAGCTGTACGCGGACGTGGACAAGTTCCACGCCGGCGTCGCCGAGCTGTCCACCCTGCTCGCACAGCACAGCGGGGTCGGGCTGGAAGAGCTCACCCCGTACCTGTACGTGCACTACGAGGACCGGGCGGTGCACCACCTGTTCTCGGTGGCGTGCGGGCTGGACTCGATGGTCGTGGGCGAGGGACAGATCCTCGGCCAGATCAAGGACGCGCTGGCGCTGGGGCAGGAGCTCCACACCGCCGGGCGGCTGATCAACGACCTCTTCCAGCAGGCGCTGCGGGTCGGCAAGCGGGCGCACTCCGAGACCGGGATCGACCGGGCCGGGCAGTCGCTGGTGACCTTCGGGCTGGAACAGCTCGCCGTGAACGTGCCGGTGGGCGAGTGGGCCGCCGGCAAGCGGGCGCTGGTCATCGGCGCCGGGTCGATGTCCTCGCTGGCCGCGGCGACGCTGGCGCGCGTCGGAGTCGCCGAGATCGTCGTGGCGAACCGGACCGCCGACCGGGCGGAGCGGCTCGCGGAGATTCTGGTTGCCTCGGGCACCGGGGTCTCGGCGGTGGCCGTGCCGATGGCTCGGGTCGCCGATGAGCTGACACGAGTCGACGTGGTCGTCTCGTGCACCGGTGCGACGGGGCTCGTGCTGAGCGCCGACGACGTGCTCGCCGCCGTCTCCTGGGGCGCCGGTGGGCTCGCGCCGGCCGAGCAGGGAGAGGCCGGGGCTGCGCCCCAGGCCTCCCAGGGGCTCCGCCCCCGGACCCCCGCGCCTCAATCTCCCCCGGCTACCGCTGGGAGGGCCCCCCTGGCGGGGCTGGATTCGGCGGGGCCCGACATGGCCGACGTCGTGGCACGGCTGGCCGCTGCCGCGCAGACGCACGGCCGGATCGCCGACGCCGGGGCCGTGCGGACCATCTCCGGGGCCGTCGAAGCCGACGGGTGCCCCGTCGGGCCGGACGGGCGCTCCGCGCTGACCGGGGTCGACGCCAACTCCCTCGAACTGCACGGGACCTGGGCCGACCAGGGCGAGGCCGCCGCACAGCGGCAGCCCCGCAGGAGCACCCGTACGCAGGCCCACGCGACCACCGTCCGGCTCGCGCTGCTCGACCTGGCCATGCCCAGGGACATCGACGCGGCCGTGCACCGGATCCCGGGCGTCCGCCTCGTGGACATCGAGTCGCTCGCGGAAGCGTCCGCCGACGCCCCGATGGCGGCCGACGTCGACGCCGTACGCGGGATAGTCGCCCAGGAAGTGGCGGCCTTCGGGGCGGCACAGCGGGCCGCCCACATCACGCCCACCGTCGTCGCCCTGCGCGCCATGGCGGCCGAGGTCGTGGCCATGGAAGTGGCGCGGCTCGACGGGCGCGTGCCCGACCTCGACGAACGGCAGCGCGCCGAGGTCACCCAGACCGTGCGCCGCGTCGTGGACAAGCTCCTCCACGCGCCGACCGTGCGCGTCAAGCAGCTGGCGAGCGAGCCCGGCGGCGCCGGGTACGCGGACGCACTGCGCGAACTCTTCGACCTCGACCCTCAGACGGTTGCTTCCGTCAGCCGGGCGGACGCGGCCGATCCGATGAACGACGACGACCCAGGACGGGCATCATGA